From a single Equus asinus isolate D_3611 breed Donkey chromosome 2, EquAss-T2T_v2, whole genome shotgun sequence genomic region:
- the RNASE1 gene encoding ribonuclease pancreatic isoform X2, with protein sequence MAQEKSLILFPLLVLVLLVLGCVQLSLGKESPAMKFERQHMDSGSTSSSNSTYCNQMMKRRNMTQGWCKPVNTFVHEPLADVQAICLQKNITCKNGQSNCYQSSSSMHITDCRLTSGSKYPNCAYRTSQKERHIIVACEGNPYVPVHFDASVEVST encoded by the coding sequence ATGGCTCAGGAGAAGTCTCTCATCCTGTTCCCACTGCTGGTCCTGGTGCTGCTGGTGCTGGGGTGTGTCCAGCTTTCCCTCGGCAAGGAATCACCCGCCATGAAGTTTGAGCGGCAGCACATGGACTCAGGCAGCACCTCCAGCAGTAACTCCACTTACTGCAACCAAATGATGAAGCGACGGAATATGACACAGGGATGGTGCAAGCCCGTGAACACCTTTGTGCATGAGCCCCTGGCAGATGTCCAGGCCATCTGCCTCCAGAAAAACATAACCTGCAAGAACGGGCAGTCCAACTGCTACCAGAGCAGCTCCAGCATGCACATTACAGACTGCCGCCTCACGAGCGGCTCCAAGTACCCTAACTGTGCATACCGGACCAGCCAGAAAGAGAGACACATCATCGTGGCCTGTGAGGGGAACCCGTATGTGCCAGTCCACTTTGACGCTTCTGTGGAGGTCTCCACTTGA
- the RNASE1 gene encoding ribonuclease pancreatic isoform X1: protein MEEMRRGRSSERRGSAFQGLSDCRNWPFSCLRDQARDPARLLRGSEATMAQEKSLILFPLLVLVLLVLGCVQLSLGKESPAMKFERQHMDSGSTSSSNSTYCNQMMKRRNMTQGWCKPVNTFVHEPLADVQAICLQKNITCKNGQSNCYQSSSSMHITDCRLTSGSKYPNCAYRTSQKERHIIVACEGNPYVPVHFDASVEVST, encoded by the exons ATGGAAGAGATGAGAAGGGGAAGAAGCTCAGAAAGGAGAGG GTCCGCATTCCAGGGATTGAGTGATTGCAGAAACTGGCCTTTCAGCTGTCTCAGAGACCAAGCTAGAGACCCAG cTAGGCTCCTCAGGGGTAGTGAGGCCACCATGGCTCAGGAGAAGTCTCTCATCCTGTTCCCACTGCTGGTCCTGGTGCTGCTGGTGCTGGGGTGTGTCCAGCTTTCCCTCGGCAAGGAATCACCCGCCATGAAGTTTGAGCGGCAGCACATGGACTCAGGCAGCACCTCCAGCAGTAACTCCACTTACTGCAACCAAATGATGAAGCGACGGAATATGACACAGGGATGGTGCAAGCCCGTGAACACCTTTGTGCATGAGCCCCTGGCAGATGTCCAGGCCATCTGCCTCCAGAAAAACATAACCTGCAAGAACGGGCAGTCCAACTGCTACCAGAGCAGCTCCAGCATGCACATTACAGACTGCCGCCTCACGAGCGGCTCCAAGTACCCTAACTGTGCATACCGGACCAGCCAGAAAGAGAGACACATCATCGTGGCCTGTGAGGGGAACCCGTATGTGCCAGTCCACTTTGACGCTTCTGTGGAGGTCTCCACTTGA